Genomic segment of Sarcophilus harrisii chromosome 4, mSarHar1.11, whole genome shotgun sequence:
CCAGGGGTTGGAGGGGAAGCAGCTGTGAATTTATGAGTAAGGTCTGGGGAAATAGGTCAATTTgtgaagagaggggaggaagactGACTGCGCCATCTTTGTAGCTGCATCCTAGGATGGTGGGAAATGAGACCCACCCAGAAGATAGTATTTAAGCAGTATTCTGTACAAGGCTGATCATCGAACTTAATGGCTGAAGCTTGGTTCATTTAATAACCAGGAATGCTATGAAAAGCTCCAAGCAGGGTGACACTATAAGGTTGGAGTTTGGTTAAACTCCTGGCTTCCCTGAGATCCACAGGAACAAACACCCAGAGTCATCTACTCCTCACTTGATACAACAGATGTTTTCTTGAGTTTTGTTGGAAGTATTAAGTAAGCTAGGAGAATTTTCAAGAAAGGAATCTattaagactttaaaaatcatcccCTAAATTAGGAAATCCCCTAAATCCAAGCgtcatttggatatttaaaaCATCATCCTCAGCCATATGAAATTTATCCACTtctagaactcaagcagtggaaGGTTGTTGTACCTAGTATTCAACTCATTGCCTGTAGGTTGCCTTAACAAATGGTTTCTAGGGTCTTTATGATGAAAGTTCCCCTCCCCTGCCCTAACTGGTTCATTTCAGTGAGTAAAGATTGTCACATGTGTCTATAACCATATTTGCTTCAAGAGAAGGGTATCCTAATCATTCAGCCAAGTTCTGGAGCCCTTAAGTATGATGCTTCCTACTAGACCTTGAGAAATAAAGGTTAAGAATAACTTTTGTCCTCTTGAGAAGAGAACTAACTTTGGAATTTACATCTCATCAACACTCATCAGCAAACAGATTTTGAGATTTTGACCTGTAATCTCTTTGACCTTGAAATGAgtgtccttatttgtaaaataaggctaAGATTTTTATCATTTACTACATATATCTCCTTGATTATGTTAAGATCACCCAATGAATACTATGCTATTGTTGCCTACCTGGGGGCTTTGTACCTAGTAAAAGTCTGAGACACTTATTTCAGATTTCACCCTATCTTCCTGACCTGGAGTGCAAAATAGGAGGTGAAAAAGACTGGATATGGTACTGGCTCATGCATGATGGTCAAACTTAGTTAACAGTAAAAAGTCCTATTCCCAATTCCTGAGAAAGGTTAGGAGTCAGTTGTCCTCTTTTTCAAGTGAATTATCTTCTGCTatcaaagcactatgtaaatgtagGATTATGGTGATAGATTTTAATATAGATTGTCTCTCTGACAGTCACAAGGAGAGAAAGAGTTCAAATAACATTCCTATTTCTCAGGTGGACAAAGAATCTTTAAGTGATTCATGCAGAGATCCTCCTCCCGACTCCCCCAGTTCCTTGCTCATTTCACCATACTGCACAttacttttccttattttgagggtgaagtgactttcccagaatcactgGGGTAGCATTTGAACCAAgactcttctgactccaaagtcagtgcTCTATCACCTAGATGTTCCCACAGTGCTTTTAAAGGACAGTTTTgatagaggagggagaagagggaaggaatctGAAAAAAACAAGGATGAGGTACCATATTGTGAAGAGGTAGCTAAGAACACATAAATACAGGGCAGGCATTGTATCTCATGAGTCAGCTAAACTGAACAGATGACAGACACCAGCTCTAGTGATTTAAACTAGTTTAATTTGTTTCAGAAtgatataaaaagttaaaaactaaGGCCCAAGGAGAACAGAAAAGAATGGGAACCTCTCTCATGGTAAAAGATCCAGTCATTCATTTCTCCCGCCCTGTCCCATTTCCAAATATCCCATTAATGCAGACCATGAAGTAGATGGATTCTTTCCATATGAACTCTTACTCTGCCTCTGAAGAGCACCACTGGACATAGCTCCTGTTTCACAACTCCCACAGGAGTCATCAGAATTCCTTGATTTGGAAAaggttttcttcattattatggAGATGCTGATGGTATGGTCAAGGAAATAGATTTCTTCCTCATCTGTGTTGTCCGATGGTTCACTCAGTGTCAGAATCTGGGGGAGGAGACTGAACCGAGTTGATCCAGGTATCCCATTATTACCGATCAATCTCCACCCTACAAATCCCTTTTCCCTGACCCAGTCTACTCACAGAATCCCAATTCTTTGTCCAGGAGTTAGGGAACTGGTGCTGGTATATGCAGTCAGATCTGAAAGGACAGCGGCCTTTTCTTTGGATGAAGAACTTACAGTGAATTTGGCTGTGAGAGGGACATGATTTAGGAAAGAGGACAGAGAAAGGGTATGAAGAAAGGAGCATCAGTCTCAATCCTAACAGCCCCTGtgaaaacaagttttaaaaaatcctatttcATTTTCCCTCGGCTAAACTTGGTTCTGTAGGTTAGGACTTGGGATCATAGAATTCAGAACCAAAAAGGCCTTTAAGAGAGCTAATCAAAACCTAATTTTTATAGAGGACATTAATGATCAAAGGAATTAAGTGGCTTACTTCCCCCCAAGTCTATCTTGGCAGAGTCAAAATTCAAAGTCAGGACTCTATATTCCTGATTTAGCATCTTTCCTCCACATAATAGCACCTAAAGACACTCCTAGTGCCATTGAGCCACTCATGAAAAGGCTTAAAACAATCTCTCAGTGACTGAAAGGTAGACTCTGAGTGtatgtgtgcacgtgtgtgtgagTGAAAAGTATATGCATGTGAGTGTAtgtatgtcacacacacacaccccccatcTCAAGGTGTGTGGGGATCCTATTAAATGACATGATTTGGAGTAATAAAGGGACCAGCCTTGATACCACATGATGAAAGATGGTATTTGGGCTGAACCCTAAAGAAGAATTGAACAGATCAGGGGCGCAGAGGGAGCCAAGGCTGAAGTCATCAGTCACTAAATAGGCAGAGTAAAGACTCCATGGTGAACTAGAACATGGTACACACTTACAAAACAATAAGCAGGCCTGTTCATTAGGGTGGTGCACATGGGAAGCAAGatcagatgcagaaaaaaaaaaaaaaaaaaaaaaaaaaagttgaggacCCCCCGGAGGTTGTTAGCTCCTCGAGGATCAGGAAAAGCTATTTTTCATCTTGACATCACTAGCACCTAGAGGGCTATGTTGCCTTCCTCTGCAACCTGAGCTGGTAGAGAGCATGGAACCAGAGGGGGCTTCATGTCAGAACTGGCCTTTCTCCAGGAAGAGAAGCCTGGCAGCAGCGGCAGTAAGGCCGGCAAAGGGCCATTGCTACAGCCCCACTAAGGAAGATGGAATGAGGTTGGGACAGTTGAAGAAGGAGACTGAAATGAAATGACAGGATTTCGTAGCTGGTTAGATGTGAGGTAAAGGTTTCTAGACGGGGAAAGACTGCCACCTGGTGGCAACAAGTATGCTACAGACATCAAAATCACAGTTGGTAGGAtgtcaaagctagaaaaaatGTCTGTTAAGGTACAGCCCCcaacctcattttaaagaggaacaaCCTGGAATCCAGAGAGGCAAGGAGTACCTAGAAAACTGAATTAGAGACAGAGGCAATTCTGGAACCTAGGTCTCTAAGTTCTCATTATTGATACTTCTACTCTAAAGGAAACTAAGCCACAATAAACCGTCAATCTACAAAGCAAGGCAACAGTGCCTTCTGCCCCAATGACTACAGGATGGGTCCCAAAGTCAAGTCACGTGAGtaatacccgagttcaaatcctgcttcaaatactgtctcagctgtgtgaccctgggcaagttgttAACGTATGTAAAGTTctgtgcaaaccttaaagcaaaaatataaatgctgatattgtttttgtttttaaaattttatcaatgaTCCATCTTACCTTGTTCGAGCCTTAAAGTTCTTGATGAGTTGCTCCTTCTCTGGTCCCTTGCTTACCCAGAACTTACAGGGGACAAAATAGTTAGAATGCACTCGACACTCAGGACAGGCCCTGCCAAGATGGAAATATTGTCTTGGGGTGTACAGCATTGTGTCAAAGCTCCTTTCTCAGATCCCCCACCACTGCTAccatatttttccatattctttcccttATGTTCCGTTCTTTCTCTGGCTTCCCCTGTTCTCTCAGACTCTGGTCAATCACTTTTCCTCTCCTGCTTGTCCCCCTCCggttttcccttctttatctccattatccctcctcctcttcctcccctccactGCCATGGCACTCACTTGATGATGTTTTTAGGGTAATTTCCCCAGCTCTGGCGCCAGGTCCGGAGACATTTCACACAGTAGGCATGGGAACAGTTGGGCAGAATGGCAAAGAAACTGTCTGCAGGGGGTTTGTCCCAAATCTTCTCCATACAGATGCCACACACTACATCCTGGGTCTTTTCCTAGTTTTGCAAGCACCACAGCCCCGAGTCAGCCCACCTATAATCTTAGCCTATCTAGTCACCATTTCACCGATCCCTCTACGGAACTGAGTTATGGAGTTCCTTTTCCAAGCCCAGAACAATTGGAAACCACTCAGGCTTCTATTAGTATTGACTCCTGTACTCTTCTCCCCACCTTTCCCCACCTTCTATTTTAATCCTACCATTAGCTCTGGAGTCCGAGTTCCTGGGGACCTGGAAACATTCTGCTCTGGGAAGGAGTCAGGACTGGGATCAGGCTGGGTTCCAACCTCCAGGTTGGAGTTAAGATTTAGATCATCTACTACAAGAAGAGACTGGCTTCAGGTAGGTAAAGATGGGTCAAGCCCTCCCCTTTCAGACTGAGGAAAGAAACATAATCCTGGTTGACCAGAAGTCCCATTTCCCCTTTTCCAACCACCCTAATGCTCAACTCACATGGTATGTCCAGGGGGTCAGAGAAAGTGCTGTTGACTTCCTCCTTTGTGCCCAGATGTTTCATACCAAATCTCCCACCATCTTGGGCACATGGTGGACTAAACTCCTCAGGTACTGAATGTGGGGTGGCTGGCATCAGCTCTGGTCTAACTTCTGGCAGGGGTAGAGGAGGCTCTGTTGTGCATTCTGAGGAGCCTGGAGCTTGGCAGTGCCGATACCtatgggaggaagggaagtaaTCCTAGACACAGTGGGCATGGGTTGGTGCCCTTTGGGGAAAGGTGAAGAGGAGCAGCTTTTCTTCTGAATGCTTCTGATGAGTTAGTTAGCCTCATACTCTGAGCTCTGAGGAGAGCTGGATAGTTAGTCTCCCCTGACACCAACCCCACCATTCACTGGGTCTAgctggagaggaggaagaaaagaatggacCTGGGGCAGGGGTAACTCTTACCTGCAATCATTTCCACGAAAACAGAACCCTTGCTGAAAGTACCTGCAGACTGTCAGTGACTGCCTGTCATAAGAAAAGGGGGAATTCCATCCTTAGTGACAGAATTCCTGAGCAAAATACCTGTAatatgatatagatagataggataCTCAGCAGCTAAACCCATGGCCCTAGGCCTGGTCTATGCATCACAACAAAGTCCTGTCTCTATCCCCTTCAATATAATCCTAATTCTTCTCTATGAAATTACTATGAATAGATAAGAGTCAtgaaatattacttcaattaAGTAAACATTTAATGAGTTCTgagcagaactgagatttgaaccccaATCTTTTGACTACCTGTTACTTGGATAACTGAATCAAGACCTCCTTATAGGATTATATGGAAGGGGTCTACCAAAGCTATTTATAAAACCTACGTtccttttaagttctaaattctatgatcctactGAGTGAGAATTTTCTTTAGCAATGAAAGAATGCTGACTTGGTTCTCTTCAAATCGatgttacataatctcaactggaTCTTTACTGAAGCAAGGTAATCCTTTTATACCTAACTGATTCATTTTGCCATTTACCAAATTGTcaattccaaaccttttcatcccttttcatttctcatagcacCTTTTCTCCTTATCCCTCTCCCAAACTTAGAGACAAGGGCTTttacattgggggaaaaaaaaaaaaaaaaaaaaaaaaggcaaaaacaaaagttattttatataagaactttttcttctcttatctcaTGCCACTTATATATACCTTTCCCCATATCTTTAATGTTACCATGTCACATGAAGAGGtaacccttttcctttttaagacaAACTGtctagaagaaaaatcagactaaaagggaaaaaaccgtGAGGAAGTACAAATGATTCCATTCCATCCTACTTTCTCCAGCAGACTGTTTTCCTTCTTCTCATTCCCActctcaatttttttgtttttatgaggcaattggggttaagtgatttgctcagtcacacagctagaagtgttgtCTGAGGCCACTCTAGAACTTAGGGctttgtgctctatccattgtgccatctagctgccccttcactctcaattaaaaaaaaaaattgtttgtttggAGACaatagaagttaagtggcttattcagggtcacacagttagtaggtaTCTGAAGATAGAGCTGTACTTTAGGTCCTCCTAATtttcagtgttctattcactgcattaTTTCCATGTTAAACCACTCACAATCTTTGATCTCTAATGACTGATTCCGTACTGTCTGCAAACATGCCCTTGTCTTTACCAGCCTCCAAAAAACCTCCACTTGATCATCCATCTCTGCTTGTTgtcattctttcccttctttagtgacTATTCTTCAGATTAGATAGACAACCtccatttcctttcatctctctttctcttctttatttctttcaatagtattttatttttccaaatggaaagaatttttaacattcacctctgcaaaaccttgtgttccaaatttttctccctccttcccaagacaatAGGTGATCCCATATAGGtcaaatatgtacaattcttttaaacactgCCCTATTTGTCAtgtttgcaagaaaaatcagactaaaagagaaaaaaaaacacaagaaagaaaaaaacaggtgaaaatactaagcttcaatccatattcattttttataggtCTATAGTGTGGGTGGCACttcccatcccaaatctattagaattgccttgaatcaccacattgttgaaaagagtcaagtatatcacagttcatcatcatataatcttgttactatgaaCAAtattggttctgttcacttcacttagcatcagttctagTAAGTCTTcagcatgctcatcatttcttgcaaaacaataatattccattacatttatataccatgatttagtcagtcattctccaactgatgggcatccattcagtttctagatccttttcactacaaaaagagctcctaCGAACAATTTttcacatgtgagtcctttcccctccttaacaatctctttgggatacagacccagttgtgagactgctgaatcaaaggatatacagttttatagctcagATCCAACCCATTGTCAAGTCccagtttttctttctaattatccTTCtcactttttggtttttcttgactcCTTAAGATGTATATTCCACAGGGGTATGTTACTCTCTCTCCTGAATTTACCTCTCTCTTTCTTAACAATCTCATTCACTACCACAGATTTATCTACCATCTCTACTTATATGACTCCAAAAACTTTATTTAATCCTGACATCTTTTCTGGGCTACAATTTTTTACCTTCATCAAGCTGGCTTTTAGTCACTTGTATATACCAGCACCTCAAACTTATTCTATCAAAAACTAAACTATCTCCTCAGCTAAATTTATTCCtcctattttatctatttattccaTTTTGTATATGCATATTCTATTTATGTatgatatttatgtattttatgtttattccTATGTATCCTGTTTAAGCCTGTTGTACCTACTACTCTTATCTCCCATGTTTCTCATCCCTTATATTGCAGTGTTCTCTCAAGTTTACCTTTGTATATTATATCATCCTTTCCCCTCCACATTCATACCTTCTCATTTCTATTGGAATGTATAGACCTTAAAGAGCATAGGGGAGGAATCTGGGGGGCACAGTAGaaagagtactggccctgaagtcaggaggatctgagttcaaattcaaaccctgagttcaaattcttaaCTCCAATTAtctccaaacaaacaaacaaaattttttttttttttgaaaagtgagAGTGGAAATGATAGAGGGAACAGTCTGCTGGAGAAGgtaggatggaatgggatcacttgtaCATAGACAGTTTGTCTTGAAAAGGAAAAGTGTCAAATtgatacttactaactatgtgatcttgggcaaataacaAACCTGAatgcctgtttaaaaaaaaaaaaaaaaaaaaaaaaaaaagacctagaggGTAAAAGACTATATCCCTTAGGGGAAAAGTGGAAACATTAAACTTTTTTCCCCGTCTGTTTGTACACTTaactataaaacaaaagagatatGTTGACATTTATCCTTCTATATACTATAAGATCCATGAGGGATAAGGCCTTGTGTAAATTTTTAGATTTCCTCAAATACCTAGCACAAACAGGTCATAAAAAGAgcttccaagggaaaaaaaaatcaggatcaaatggatttacaagtgaattctaccaaatatttaaagatcaaccaattccaaattaactataaaggaaggaagatgctatccacatctagataAAGAATTGGTAAATGGAAGTATATATACTACGATTTCACCtatgtctgtgtgtatttgtgtctaatgaaTGATAGCCTTCTCTAGGGTAagatagggaggaaggaaaaaaaaaacccacagcagaaaacaaaagaaaaattagaagaaaccaCAAAAAAGCAGAGTAGCTTTGAAAATGATGTgtaacagttttttaaaaaaagtaaacaatatgaaatggaaatttgtggTTTTAAATTGAATCCTCTTCTTATGTTATGTTGTGTACAcagacatgttttttttttttttgtcttttttttttttaaggtcaaaatgattaaaaaaaacaaaaaacaacccaaacAAATACCTAAaatagagtaggtacttaattgtCTGAATGAATTCATGGTGAGGAAATTAACGTGTAAAATTAAGAGAGGATAGAACCAGGCCTAAACCCCTGTAGCTTAATAGCAgaatctttcttttactttttttttgggggggtggggtggggctggGTAGGAAGGAGCAAAAGGAGggcaaaggagagggagaaaaagattatACGAATAAGAGCACAAAGACTTAACTAAACAGAGCAATTATAttaggaaataatgagaaaagttTGGCTAGATCTGTTAAACCAAGGTATGGAAGGCTGTGGGCTGTAAAAGTCTCATAAGAGTTTGGTCTGAATATTAAACATTTCATTTCCTACCCAACTACACTCATTTTGGATACTTTGGCTTTTCTACCATGCTCCTAGTAAATGCAggatctctcccttttccccactttcagctttcttttgtttttctctcttctgtctttagATTGTAACCAATAGAGGGCAAGgactttctctttcatatttgttatcttcagtgtttagcacagtgcctagcacatagagtttaataagtttttattgactaATTAGATATGAAGGAGAAATTCGGAGTTATTGAAAGTttctagaccaaaaaaaaaaaaatccatcatgaacaaagtgaaatatacagtGTACAAAGTAAGAGCAATGTTCTGGGATTCTGGCAACTGTTCTGAAGAACTTATGGTGAAATTCCAGCTTTGTGATTTTACTACATGAATAACCTTAACCTGGTCATTCCCCTTTTCTGAGCATGTTGActtctctgcaaaatgagattGGAATTAAACTCTAATCTTCCTCCTCTAGTTTGACGATTCCATGATCCTGTCATTATAACCTCCCCAAAATTAGGaatcttagttttttgtttttttttgcttttttttttacaatatttttacctgcataaaataaaatgcataggattataaAAGGAACTAATTATACTGAAATGCAATTAGCACAATATTAGCACAGATCCCAATTTTGAATTAGATTGTTTGGTGGGTTAGCAAGAGATGGAAGGGGGATAAGGTAGATACATAGAAGAAAGACTTAGGAGGTCCAGGATTTAGTCTAAGAGGAAGACttcttcaaatctggcctcagatattatgtgatcctggacaagtcacttaaccctgtttgcctcagtttcttcatctgtaaaataagctggagaaggtaatggcaaaccaccctaatatgtttgccaagaaatccGAAATTTCTTCACAAAGAATCTGAACTAGTGAACAGCAAAAAAATTTTGGTAAAAAATGTCTAGAAGACTAGAGGGTTTAAGGTGAGAAGAAAAAGCTAGGATAGCCAGGGAAACAAAGGAGAGAATGGACAATACCAAAAGACATCTTGGATTGCATGCACAGCACAATAATATACTCCTCAAAGAGAGGTTCAAGTAGAAGTTGAATTGAATAATTCCCTAGAGTCCCTAGGAGGGATCTTAGCATCATTTTATAAGATAAACTGagaaccaaaaaagagaaagtgatttgGTGGGTTTTTCTAGCAGGTTCATTATTGGGGAAAGTGCTTAGTTTGCTTTGAAGAAATTTATAAACAAGAATCATTTACTGGCTTGAGAAATGGGACTTGCGTAACCAGAAAACTAGCATAATTTCAGGCTTCTTGTTCCAACATTCTTCACTTCATACTACCTATGTGGACATTTGAGAAGGTGACTCAAGAAAGGTGAaaggtgaagaaagaaaagaaaaagaaaaagaaaaagaaaaagaaaaagaaaaagaaaaagaaaaagaaaaagaaaaagaaaaagaaaaagaaaaagaaaaagaaaaagaaaaagaaaaagaaaaagaa
This window contains:
- the LOC105750500 gene encoding probable E3 ubiquitin-protein ligase makorin-1, with the protein product MADSGDGRSSSGSGRSGSNESPRAWGWQSLTVCRYFQQGFCFRGNDCRYRHCQAPGSSECTTEPPLPLPEVRPELMPATPHSVPEEFSPPCAQDGGRFGMKHLGTKEEVNSTFSDPLDIPLDDLNLNSNLEVGTQPDPSPDSFPEQNVSRSPGTRTPELMEKTQDVVCGICMEKIWDKPPADSFFAILPNCSHAYCVKCLRTWRQSWGNYPKNIIKACPECRVHSNYFVPCKFWVSKGPEKEQLIKNFKARTSQIHCKFFIQRKGRCPFRSDCIYQHQFPNSWTKNWDSILTLSEPSDNTDEEEIYFLDHTISISIIMKKTFSKSRNSDDSCGSCETGAMSSGALQRQSKSSYGKNPSTSWSALMGYLEMGQGGRNE